A single genomic interval of Streptomyces graminofaciens harbors:
- a CDS encoding NPP1 family protein, which yields MSQVTKKPVKSRLGRLGRAALVAGSACVLAVGFTGSAQAAVLSPLPVSTTSFQKTFQPLFDYDSDSCFPVAAIDKNGTLNGGLDDSGPVTGQCRSGHLGKANTYSRVKCNNGWCGIVYTLYFEKDMSCAGCTPTSHRHDWESAVVWMPQGASTPQHVSVSAHGKYTKASFSSVQKDGVRLKVVYHKDGASTHTFRFAKSGEVPEAWGDGGWDRPGLVSWNSFPAGNNGVNLQSKMQNATWGDANFPLKDGRFVEELKRAKPEGIPFDPTGAG from the coding sequence ATGTCCCAAGTCACGAAGAAGCCAGTGAAGTCCCGTCTCGGCCGTCTCGGCAGGGCCGCACTCGTCGCGGGCAGCGCCTGCGTCCTTGCCGTAGGCTTCACGGGCAGCGCGCAGGCCGCCGTGCTGTCGCCGCTGCCCGTGAGCACCACGTCGTTCCAGAAGACGTTCCAGCCCCTGTTCGACTACGACTCGGACAGCTGCTTCCCCGTCGCGGCGATCGACAAGAACGGCACCCTCAACGGGGGCCTCGACGACAGCGGCCCGGTCACCGGCCAGTGCCGCTCGGGCCACCTCGGCAAGGCCAACACCTACTCTCGGGTGAAGTGCAACAACGGCTGGTGCGGGATCGTCTACACCCTGTACTTCGAGAAGGACATGAGCTGCGCCGGCTGCACCCCCACCTCGCACCGCCACGACTGGGAGTCCGCGGTGGTATGGATGCCGCAGGGCGCGAGCACGCCCCAGCACGTGTCCGTATCCGCCCACGGCAAGTACACGAAGGCGTCGTTCTCCTCGGTACAGAAGGACGGTGTCCGGCTCAAGGTCGTCTACCACAAGGACGGCGCCTCCACCCACACCTTCCGCTTCGCCAAGTCCGGTGAGGTCCCGGAGGCGTGGGGTGACGGTGGCTGGGACCGCCCCGGCCTGGTCAGCTGGAACAGCTTCCCGGCCGGCAACAACGGCGTGAACCTCCAGAGCAAGATGCAGAACGCCACCTGGGGCGATGCCAACTTCCCACTGAAGGACGGCCGCTTCGTGGAGGAGCTCAAGCGCGCCAAGCCGGAGGGAATCCCCTTCGACCCGACCGGCGCGGGCTGA